In Pseudorca crassidens isolate mPseCra1 chromosome 17, mPseCra1.hap1, whole genome shotgun sequence, the DNA window AACATTGAAAGGAACAGAGTTGTCATTTTGTAGTTAAATGTATATCTAGAATGATGAAGAGAATCAGTTGGAACTATTAGAGTATAAACTAAGCATAAAAACTTACCCATTTGGCATCAATAAAAATtagatgacatatatacactattgacacTATgaataagatagataactaatgagaacctactgtatagccaagggaactctactcaatgctctgtggtgacctaaatgggaagaaaatccaaaaaagaggggatatatgtatacgtaaagctgattcactttgctgtacagtagaaactaacacaacattgtaaagcaactatactccaataaaaattaatttaaaaaacattagaaGCTTAATAGGAAAAAAGTACTCAGCCATAGTCAGCAAGTGTAAATGTATCTGGGAATAAACACAGTAAGTCTATGTGAAAAAAACCTATAAAACTAAGAGGACTGTAATAGGTTTATCCTATTAGCATATGTtaatttttcccccattttagcTTTGGTATCCTAAAAAGCAAGTTGGACTTCAGAAAGTGTTCTGAAATCTGGTATGCTAAGAGGTAACTTTCTAATTTGGAGAAATTAATGGAATAATATTTAAATGGATTCTTCTCTAGGTGTGTGAAGTATACACACTTCATAGGGAAACATTTTATCTTGCGCAAGACTTTTTTGATAGATTTATGTTGACACAAaaggatataaataaaaatatgcttcAACTCATTGGAATTACCTCATTATTCATTGCTTCCAAACTTGAGGTAAGTTCTCAAAGTTTATCCATGGATATATTTACCGCAAACTTTTTTTGTCTTAACCAATGCATTAATCCCAGAGAATACTATGTACCACTTTTGATATGTTAATCCTTAGGAAAGATGAGTGAGTTTTTTCCAATACATTTTCTGAACACTATGATTTGGGTGGAAGGATAATTATCATGGTTCCCTTCAAAGTATCTGAGCCTATTATAAGTCCCTGGTTTGATCCTAGAACTAGTATCTAGGTGAAATGTTCCATGGCTAACTGTGCCAAACAAAATGACCAACGCTGTCTCTCTATACCTAGTTATAGCACTTGGATTCAATAAAATGGTCTCTGAAACCTAATTAACCAATCAAATGCAATAAATGCTATGTTAGGTTAGAATAATGGTCTATATCCAGCCTAGTATTTTTATATCTGATGATGGTGCTAGGATAGAAGGAAACACCTTTCCTGCCTGAGATTTTCCTTCACACGATCTCAATCTACTTTTCTTAAATTCAACACATAAGGATATCGTTAGTACCTTCATCTGAAATTTTTGAAGCCTGTATTGTTTTGAGGGTAGAAGAGGGACTGTGAATCATGCATTAATTTCCTTAAtgtatttttctcctcttccacatttttcttttgagcCTTAAGGGCTATCCCCAAATTCTGCCAAATTTGATGAATAAGTTTGTATTCAGTATATCCTTACCTGAAATCACATGGTGTGTTTCAGATACCTTTCTAGACTGAAATCTTGATCTTTAGCCTGTTCTCATCTTTGGCAACATCTCTTCTACTCCTCTGGTCATTCTAGTTGTTATTCTCTGAACTGTTAAGACAGACCTGTCATCAACGAAACTGCACAAATTATTGTTTGAATAACCATACTTTTGTACTAGGATAAAGTTAATGTTTTCAATTTCTAGACCTTATTTGTTGAGTATCTTGTTTTAGTCTGATATACTAGGCAATCCTAAAACAAGTTTGGCTTTTCGTTTTAACCAGTCACTGAAATGACTGGTTAAAATAGTCTAATTGTTTATTAACTAAGATTCAAAATCAGttctataaaaatgtttcaatCAATATAGTTGGCTAATTTAGATACCCAGGtatgaaaaatatctttaaaggtaaggttgctttggctatcgtagaattattttattaagatttataatcattttgtcctttaaaaatgaagCCTAGATTGGTTTGTAtataattcttttgttttaatctcACTCTCAACTGTGCTTGATACtaattaaatctattttaaaggaaatctaCGCTCCTAAGCTGCAAGAGTTTGCTTATGTCACTGATGGTGCTTGCAGTGAAGAGGATATCTTAAGGATGGAACTCATTATATTAAAGGTAAtaatatatctttattatttctagttGCAATTTAATAACTGTAATTTACTAAACTCAAAGACTACAATGTTAAGTAGTCAAAACTGAGATTTTAGTATTAGGATCCAGTTCTAAGATGGGAGGGGAATTTGCTTAACCTGTAAACTCTATTTTTCTGTATCTCTCAATTCTCCTATATTGAgaatattatttcttaatttaaaggTGTTTAACAACACTTTCGAAACTTATAGGTAGTTAGCATATCATGTGTATATAAATGAATTccaacagtgattctcaaatctTAGTTCTGATTTTCCACTTCTTCCAGCAGGTGGAGAATGAGAATTATTtcactgccttttttcttttctatatgcATGGGAAAGGCTTTTaatagaagggtagaggaaagaaGCATTAAGATGTTTAAttggaattatactccaataaagatgttaaaaaacaaacaaaaaaaaaagaaagtaaagagctagttgaaaaaaaaaaagatgtttaattgGGCCTTGAATTAGAGATTAAAGGGTGAATGTTAGCTACTAGAAAGTATGTTATGAAATTTGAGCATCCTGGTTTTATAAATAGGACACAAGAAAACACAATCAATATGACTTTCATTTACAAGATTATCTATAAACTacattataatataaattttttatgtttataaacattCAGATTGATAGCTCTGTAAGAATGGGATCTTGTTGGCATGctgatattctttttaaaagaaattttttcattgaaatatacttgattttcaacgttgtgttagttttaggtgtacagcaaagtgattcagttttatatatatattttttcagattcttttccattatagggtattataagacattgaatatagttctaaTATGTTCTAGTAACAAAGTTATCCAGATTCAGACCTGAAGTATAGTATAAGGAGCATATATAATAGGAAGATGGAATCCTCTGGGTGGTCCTACAGGCATTAAGACTCTCTGTTCTCTCCTAATTATTTTTGACTTCTTATAAATGGTAAAGTCCCAGGGCTTCATGGAGAGAATCATAAAttagaatttgtcttttttttagcttttacatGTTGAACAGAAGCCATTATAGATCACATAAAGAAAAAGTGTAGAATCAGTTCTTCGGAGATCTGAATGGAATTAGCTGTGGAGttattgaatgaaattaaaaggGCAGTTTCAATAAAGAATACGTTTGGAAGATGAGGGGCTGcaagaaatgagaaaagtagGAATGAAAAATAGGTCCAAGGAACTTTGTCAATAAAGATAACTAGAGAATAATAAAGGGGTCTGTATCAATAATAGACTAAAACACAAGCAGCTTTAGATTGTGAGGTTATCTATAAGTAGTTATGAAAATAGGAAGAAATATGCCCAAAGCAAAAAGTTTCTTAAATGACTATTTAAGGAGGTACCTAtataatgtggtatatatacctACATTTATTAACaggcattttaatttcattaacaGGCTTTAAAATGGGAACTTTGTCCTGTAACAGTCATCTCCTGGCTAAATCTCTTCCTCCAAGTTGATGCTCTTAAAGATGCTCCTAAAGTTCTTCTACCTCAGTATTCTCAGGAAAAGTTCATTCAGATAGCTCaggtattgatatttttattgaatatttgctaATGTTTTTAATTACAGGTTTTGTTTAGGGTATTTATAGTGCTAAATAGGCTACACAACAAAATGACAGCATACTGAATTAAATTCATTCCTTAATTGACTAGAACAAAACTTCTGATGCATAAAATTCTGTCCCCAATATTTACATTGCTTACtgaaaattctagaaaagaaagttttaaaccttgcatttaaatatattatgagcACTTTTTACTCTTTAGGAGTATGAGGTAGAGAGTtaaatacctcttttttttttttttttttttttttttttgcggtacgcaggcctctcactgctgtggcctctcccgttgcggagcacaggctccggatgcacaggctcagcggccatggctcatgggcccagccgctccgcggcacgggcacgtgggatcttcccggaccagggcacaaacccgcgtcccctgcatcggcaggcggactctcaaccactgcgccaccagggaagccctaaataccTCTTTTTGATGTAACATGGGGAAAGGTATTTTTCAGCCAGTTGTTTTAGGTTTTATAATAGTATGAAATTATTCTGTAAAATTATCTTACACTCATATTTGAATACACAGGGAACCTATTTTAtgtgttaaaattaaaatcaccttagttattatttaaaactttaagtTTAAATTAAACTTTCCTAGGCCAGTGTATAACAAATATTCTAAGAAAGTAATTACAGGAGGAGGGTACCATTCTTTCCTGCCTGCTTCTCATAAGTAGGATCTTAAGGCTGCTGTACCTGCCATATATAAGTGAAGAACACCCAGATTCTTATTCTGTGTAGGATGTGAAAATCTTACACATGGAATTGAAGAAACTGTGGTACTCTGGGTGGGTTTAAGTAACCTACGTTGAAATTCAACTTGTGTTTTAGTAAACTCATTATGAACACTAAAACTGGAGAACCAGTAAATATATTAGAATTGGTTCATTTTGTAGAACTTTCTAATGAAGTCATATTAATTTTTTCCCTCAGATTTCCTAGCATCCCAGATTATCCTAGGCAGCTAAACGCTTTTGATAGGGCAAACCTTTGATAAGCTGATAAACAGTGTGGAAAGCTTCTAGAGGTATATACTAGTAATAATTCATTTCCAACTCCTCTACTCCTGTTTCTGTCTTCTGGACCCATGGGgacaaaaataagttttatttcacTGGACAGGTATCACCTCAGGCCTCTGAAATCTAACCTTTTTACATAATTTCACTGATCGTTGTTCAGATCTCTTATTGCCTGGATTGTACTACCTCTCAACTCATCTGTTTAGAAACATGTTCCCTTCTTGTGTTTCTGCTTCACCACAGTCTAAGGGATTGTTCTTAAAATGTAATTTCCctgatttaaaatcttctagTAACTTCAATAATCAGTCAGAACTTTAAAGTTCTGACTTCTTAAAGACCCTTTATGATCTAACCTAGGCCATGCCTCTCCAGCaaccccctttttttaaaataatgaaggaaaGATATTCCTTATGTCATATTTTTTACCTTATGTGTTCTGACTTGAGTGCCAAAGAAAAGTAAttctttctcatttatctttGTAAATTCTGTTTCCTATATCTAGAACACTCTCTACCTCCCAGTCTTCCTGGCTACCTTGTATTTTAAGACTCATTTAAGCAGAAGTCTTCCCTGTCTTCCCCACTCTGGATCAGGTGCGCTTCCTAATAGTACACATCATGCTATATCGTAACAATCCTTTACTTGTTTATTAACAAGATTGAACTTCCTGCAGGGTGGCAGCTTATTTCTCTTTGGATCCCTGTAGTTTTAGCAATTCTTGGCATATGGTCCACATCATAAGCAATCTAAAATGTTAGCTGACTGATGTTTAGTAGTGACATGTAGTACTCATCCTTCTCCTAAATTCTTATACTTTTTCCTCTGTTAGCTTTTAGATCTGTGTATTCTTGCCATCGATTCATTAGAGTTCCAGTACAGAATACTCGCTGCTGCTGCCTTGTGCCATTTTACCTCTCgtgaagtggttaagaaagcCTCAGGTAAGACAGTATATTTTGTTCTCTTCTTACCcattcacaaattttaaagggACTATTTTGAACTTAGCATCCTGCTaaacaagaatttaaaattttaatggaaaaaagcaGTTTAGTGATTATCTTCCCTTCTATTAGAAGTACTTTCTAATCCTCAATATATATccacaaacaaaaaataaggtcAAATGGAACTTAAATCCAGTTGAAGTTAGTCAATATAATTATAGCTCCGCATTAAAGAGTTCTTTGGGTTttgacaatttcaattttctatgTAGCAGGTACTGGCTAAGAAGCTCTAAGTCTTTTTCTCCCTCAAAATAGTCACATTATAAACATATTTGAGAGTGATAGTGTGTTTTGACTTGctaaacttgttttattttaatttttttaaagtatagttgatttacaacgttgtgccaatctctgctgtgcagcaaagtgactcagttatacatatagagacaagctttttttatattcttttccattatggtttatcacaggatattgaatatagttctctgtgctatacagtaggaccttgtttatccatcctatatacagTAGTTTACAGCGCTAATCCCACATAAACTCGTTGATTTTGGTTTATATTATGTGCttgttttggtttccttttttacatgaattttaaattaactatCTTTAAATTTTGAAGCACAAGCAAATAAGTAGGCATATGTTTCTGATGTAACCTTCacatttttctaacttttctttatCTAGGTTTGGAATGGGACAACATTTCTGAATGTGTAGACTGGATGGTGCCTTTTGTCAGCATAGTAACAAGTACTAGCCCAGTGAAGCTGAAGGTTTTTAAGAAGATTTCTATGGAAGACAGACACAATATACAGACACATACAAATTATCTGGCTATGCTGGTATGTTTCTTTCTTGTAGTTTTTTGGTCTTACTATTTGGTAAGTCACTGAAACTGATAGTAAGGATACTACGGAGTAATATTTCAAGCAGTTATATAAGATGGTAAGGGACAGAAAGTTCCAATGGGCACACTGATTTCAAAATGTAG includes these proteins:
- the CCNE2 gene encoding G1/S-specific cyclin-E2 isoform X1, which produces MSRRSSRLQAKQQPQPSQTDSPQETQIIQAKKRKTAQDVKKRKEEVIKKHQYEIRNCWPPVLSGGISPCIIIETPHKEIGTSDFSRFTNYRFKNLFINPSPLPDLSWGCSQDVWLNMLKKETRYVHDKHFEVLHSELEPQMRSILLDWLLEVCEVYTLHRETFYLAQDFFDRFMLTQKDINKNMLQLIGITSLFIASKLEEIYAPKLQEFAYVTDGACSEEDILRMELIILKALKWELCPVTVISWLNLFLQVDALKDAPKVLLPQYSQEKFIQIAQLLDLCILAIDSLEFQYRILAAAALCHFTSREVVKKASGLEWDNISECVDWMVPFVSIVTSTSPVKLKVFKKISMEDRHNIQTHTNYLAMLDEVNYINTFRKGGQLSPVCNGGIMTPPKSTEKPPGKH
- the CCNE2 gene encoding G1/S-specific cyclin-E2 isoform X3 yields the protein MSRRSSRLQAKQQPQPSQTDSPQETQIIQAKKRKTAQNCWPPVLSGGISPCIIIETPHKEIGTSDFSRFTNYRFKNLFINPSPLPDLSWGCSQDVWLNMLKKETRYVHDKHFEVLHSELEPQMRSILLDWLLEVCEVYTLHRETFYLAQDFFDRFMLTQKDINKNMLQLIGITSLFIASKLEEIYAPKLQEFAYVTDGACSEEDILRMELIILKALKWELCPVTVISWLNLFLQVDALKDAPKVLLPQYSQEKFIQIAQLLDLCILAIDSLEFQYRILAAAALCHFTSREVVKKASGLEWDNISECVDWMVPFVSIVTSTSPVKLKVFKKISMEDRHNIQTHTNYLAMLDEVNYINTFRKGGQLSPVCNGGIMTPPKSTEKPPGKH
- the CCNE2 gene encoding G1/S-specific cyclin-E2 isoform X2, whose amino-acid sequence is MSRRSRLQAKQQPQPSQTDSPQETQIIQAKKRKTAQDVKKRKEEVIKKHQYEIRNCWPPVLSGGISPCIIIETPHKEIGTSDFSRFTNYRFKNLFINPSPLPDLSWGCSQDVWLNMLKKETRYVHDKHFEVLHSELEPQMRSILLDWLLEVCEVYTLHRETFYLAQDFFDRFMLTQKDINKNMLQLIGITSLFIASKLEEIYAPKLQEFAYVTDGACSEEDILRMELIILKALKWELCPVTVISWLNLFLQVDALKDAPKVLLPQYSQEKFIQIAQLLDLCILAIDSLEFQYRILAAAALCHFTSREVVKKASGLEWDNISECVDWMVPFVSIVTSTSPVKLKVFKKISMEDRHNIQTHTNYLAMLDEVNYINTFRKGGQLSPVCNGGIMTPPKSTEKPPGKH